The proteins below are encoded in one region of Oreochromis niloticus isolate F11D_XX linkage group LG6, O_niloticus_UMD_NMBU, whole genome shotgun sequence:
- the lg6h6orf120 gene encoding UPF0669 protein C6orf120 homolog, whose product MKLSCSALVVALLLSQARSFLSPSEDDSFPEEWVLLHVVQGHIGAGNYSYLRLNHDGRIILHMQSLKGDADLYVSDKTLHPSFDTYKLQSATCGQDVVVVPGDFTRPVGIGIYGHPSHQESEFEMRVFYDQTVSQDPFDKGSYNSEGVHKEKKSPHATEDDFQEEESIFWTILIGLLKIILEILF is encoded by the coding sequence ATGAAGCTGAGTTGCAGCGCGCTGGTCGTCGCCCTCCTGCTGTCCCAGGCCAGAAGCTTCCTGAGCCCCTCAGAGGATGACAGCTTCCCTGAAGAATGGGTGCTGCTCCATGTGGTTCAGGGCCACATCGGGGCCGGAAACTACAGCTACCTACGCCTCAACCACGACGGCAGAATCATCCTCCACATGCAAAGCCTCAAGGGAGACGCAGACCTGTACGTGTCAGATAAAACCCTGCACCCGAGCTTCGACACCTACAAGCTACAGTCAGCCACCTGCGGACAAGATGTGGTGGTGGTACCAGGGGACTTCACAAGGCCTGTGGGCATCGGCATTTATGGCCACCCGTCTCACCAGGAGAGTGAGTTTGAAATGCGAGTGTTCTACGATCAGACTGTGTCCCAAGACCCATTTGATAAGGGCTCTTACAACTCAGAAGGTGTACATAAGGAAAAGAAATCTCCTCATGCGACAGAGGACGACTTCCAGGAGGAAGAGTCCATCTTTTGGACTATTCTGATTGGACTTCTGAAGATTATACTTGagattttgttttga
- the mrpl21 gene encoding large ribosomal subunit protein bL21m → MSATMAYAGLWRTCKMLLPRHPVLSPAAIRTHSSASGDLMPWTSLSRPPWPEQPSPFSAEEERSRHAAVVSTVNQRIKLRDFGRLFAVVHFAGRQWKVTGEDLILIENHIEAECGERIRMEKVLLVGAEDFTLIGRPLLGKELVRVEATVIEKTESWPKVHMRFWKRHRFQRKRIIIQPQTVLRINSVEMAPRLT, encoded by the coding sequence ATGTCGGCGACCATGGCGTACGCCGGATTGTGGAGGACATGCAAAATGTTACTACCCAGACACCCTGTCCTGTCCCCCGCTGCCATCCGAACACATAGCTCTGCTAGTGGAGACTTGATGCCCTGGACCTCGCTCTCCAGGCCTCCGTGGCCGGAGCAGCCGAGCCCGTTCTCGGCGGAAGAAGAGCGGAGCCGACACGCTGCTGTGGTGAGCACCGTAAACCAGCGGATCAAACTTCGGGACTTCGGCCGGCTCTTCGCGGTGGTGCACTTCGCCGGGCGCCAGTGGAAGGTCACCGGTGAAGACTTGATCTTGATCGAGAACCACATCGAGGCGGAGTGCGGGGAGCGTATCCGCATGGAGAAGGTGCTTTTGGTTGGAGCTGAGGACTTCACCCTGATTGGTAGGCCTCTTCTGGGGAAGGAGCTGGTTAGAGTCGAGGCCACCGTAATCGAAAAGACCGAGTCCTGGCCCAAAGTCCATATGCGTTTCTGGAAGAGACACCGGTTCCAGCGCAAAAGGATCATCATCCAGCCGCAGACGGTGCTGAGGATCAACAGCGTCGAGATGGCCCCCAGACTCACATGA